ataattaGCTACATCGTTTCTACCTGTCCACACTCCCTATCCTTTTTTTGTCTtatgaatttgtattttattttctagcaAAGGAAAGTGCACAAATAAGCAATTCATGGGTCTGGAATGCATGCATgtattttatcaaaatatatgGATAATTCAAATTTCATTACACCTTTACAGGATACATTGATGGAAGTGGCTACTGATCAAGAGTTGAAGATGAATTCCGAAAATacctttctcttctattttttccaaaatgtatctTTCTGTGGAGCAACAGTTACTTAAGTATATTTCTCACATATTCATGTTTATCTGCTTTGGAAAACTGAAGCATGGGATGGATAAGAATTAAGTTAGAATATCTCACACTTTTTGTTCACTGGGACCAATGGAAACAGGAAAAGAACTGAAGCTTGATGCACTAATCATAGGTTGAGTCTATATAATAATATCCAACAGTAAGGTCTAAAGGTTTTAAGGTGTTTAAATAAGAATAGATGACTTTTCAGAAAACCAAAAGATATTTCTTGAGGTCTACTGGGGGTGCCATTTCATACGCTTAGGCTTCTGAAGGACAGAGCGTTTGCCACTGGAAGAGTGACAAGTACAGCAGACAAGCACAGATTGCTCAGGTTTGTAAGATTAACATGGAGAAGCAGGAAACTGAGAGAGAACAGAAGAGCAAAGGAAGCTAACAACGTTCTAACTTACTTGTAATAACGGATTTCATAGCCTGTCCGTACCCAGGCAGGCCTACCAAGAAGAGCCTCCTTCACAGAATACAGAGTTGGCTGCATCCCTACACAAAATAAAGGCAGGATTAATCCAttaggtggggggtggggggaatagaAAAGGAGAGCTGTGGTAGGTTGAATAATGGCCCTCAAAGATACCCAGGTCTTAATCCATGGAAGCTGTATATTAACCTTATatgacaaaagggactttgtagaTATGGTTAAATTAAgtatcttgagatggggagattatcctggtggGCCCTAAATTCAATCACACATGTCTTTCCAAGAGGGAGGTAGAGGGAGGTTTGACTACAGAGGAAAAGCAATGTGGCCGAagcagagagatttgaagatgttatgcagctgactttgaagatggaggaaagggccatgagccaaggaatgtgaggAACATacctctaaaagctggaaaaggaaaggaaacaaataatCCCGTAGAATGTCCAGAGGAAGCATGGCCTTTCCAACGCCTTGACTTAAGACCAGTGAAACTGATTTGGGACTTGtggactccagaactgtaagagaatatatTTGTCTTCTTTGAAGCCACAAAATGTGTGACAATTTGTTACAGCCGCTGCATCAAGTGGATACAAGAGCCAAGGCTCACCTTTTCTCTTTCTATACCAGCAAGAGTCTATTTAATCAGTACAAAATAGAGGTAATGTCCTATGCCTGGACCTGGAGCTACGGGGAATATTTTTTCCTTACTCAGAGCCACTAATACATTAGTATGTGAGCCAGCAATAACACACAGAATTTCCCATTTCTAGaaacattcaaaataaatatgGGCTACTAGTCAGTCATTGTCCCTTGAACGCCCCCTCTAAAAGTGCCACAGGTATTCAGGAGAATTTAAACTTTCTCCAGAGTTTTCTGAGAGTGTAACTCGGTGTTGTCCAATGGAATTGTGCCGTTTGCCTGTCTGTGACAAATATCAACAGATCAGTACATTGGCTTCTATGGGTTTTaggaggtggagagaaggaataaatgagagGGCTCACTGGCCTCAAAAAGTTCAAGGTGGGGCAAGGGAGGCAGGAAGCGGCGGAAAGTTAGGTGAGGTATTAACatttcatagcacagggagagttTCAAGCTTCCCCTCCCATAGTAGCCATTTACCATAGGTTGGCGGCCGTCTTGCCATACCTGGCAACCAAAACATGTCAGCCCAACTTCAAACCCTCTGCAACCCAAGCAGGGCTTCTGATAATAATTCAAGCACTCAAAAGTGACATCATTTTTGGTGTTATTGAGAAAGTCTCTATTTCCCAAGAGCTCATACCATAATTGAACTGGCTGTTGGCCTTCTCACAGTTGATAATGTTGACGCGATAAGGGACCGCATCCCTCATACCGCTCACCTTGAAGTAGAACCACTGCTGGTGCTGCGTGCTATTCACATCAGCATTGATCAGTAAGTCGTACTCCAACCTGCAAAGTCAGAAGCAAGATCAGAGGGTTAAAAGCCTTTAAGAGAACTTCCAACACTGAGAAATCTATACATCTCAGGTTCTGGATGATGGATGTAAGATCCAGGATCTTGGTTGGCTGGTAAGTTATAGTTATCATCCTTATCTCACAATGTTGGACAGAGGCTTTGGAAATTTAAGGAGGGGGGAGCAGTGTCCTGGTATTAGAAGGGTCAGTTATACAACTATAGCCTATCTTTTTATTAAATGGTAATGAAGTTTCTGTCCAGCTGGAAAAATGCAAGTGTGCTATATCCCAGAGAAAATGTGGTCACATCTGGTTGGATATGCCATTACTATTTGATGTTAGACATGACTTCTGAGCATCAGTCTcctcaaatgaaaaatagaaatagtgtctagggacttccctggtggcacagtggttaaaaatccgcctgccaatgaaggggacatgggttcgagccctggtcggggaagatcccacatgccacagaaaaacaaagaccatgcgccacaactactgagcctgtgctctagagcctgtgagccacaactactgtgcctgcgtgccacaactactgaagcccgtgcgcctagagcccatgctccacaacaaagagaagccactgcaatgagaagcccgcacagtgAAACGAAGTGTAGTcccccactggccgcaactagagaaagcccgcacgcagcaacaaagatccaacacagccgtaaataaattaattaattaattttaaaaaaaagaaatggtgccTAAACTTGCAGTACTGTTTGTAAAGATTGAGtagtataatatatgtaaatcccCAGCAAGGCAACAAACATGAATTAGACTAGCAATGAAagatttgtctgtttgttttttccctttttaactgATTTAGTTTACGTGAAGTAAAGTACACAGATCTTAAATGTACAGCTCAACGAGTTTAAGCAAATTCATCTGGATACACCTGTGTGACGACTCCCTGGATCAATATGTAGAACAGTTCCAGCACCCCAGAAAGTCCTTATGTGTCCCCACACAATCACTATGTCTccaaaaaattactttttcaagcTTGAGCAACAGAATTAGCAATAAAGCTTTGACTTAAACATTATCATCAggatatttcattttcaaaaatattcttagCCCATCCCCTTGGCATGCTCTTTGAGTTGCTCTTTTAGAAAGGGCAATGGTTTTGCCCTGATTCGTTCATACTCTCCTACTCTGGCCCTCTGATTAAATGGCAGTGTATAGTGAGATTTGTGGAAGGGGAGAGCTTTGTTGAAGCCGTAGCAGAGCAGATGGTGTCCCACCCCTCCCACCGTCGCTATAAGCAACACACTCTAACCACTGAACTCACCATACAATGAATGAAGCTATAGTTGGCACCATAGGGACACCCATGAGAACAATTCCAGGAAGTCTATGACCCTCCAATTGTCTGCTATGCCCACAATGCTCTCGCTAAAAAGTGATCATAAAAAATCCTTGCCTGTAAGTAGGTTTGTTTTCTGTCATTTGACTCTGTCACCCAGACCATAACTGACGAGTTTAGGATTCTACACTCTGGCCAAAGGCAGATATAAAGAGAAAGACCTGAGTAAGGCCAGGAGCTTAGGCACATCCTGGACTGCTCATTTTCCCACTAGGAGATTCCTAATCAGGTCTTCCCTCCTGGATCCTTGGAACTTGATAAATgaagagaataaataataaaagcggGAGCTGTAGGAAGAAGAAGCTGAGATAGCaaacaagaaagagaaggaggctgAGGAGGAATCTTAACATGCCTGCCTTTCCCTTCTCCATACCAAACAGCTCCACTTGTATTTGTTATATGTTGGGCTTCCTTGAAATGTTTcacgtaccaaaaaaaatgaCTTACCACTCACCACGTCCCAAAAAGGGAAAACTTCGAAAATGTCTCCTGGGAGGGGGATACAAAACAGGGCTGAGCCATACTGAGTATGGCCCCTGCAGCTTTCCTTACTTACTCACGCACTTGGATGGCTTTGCGAAGATTTCCAGACTCAAACTTGGAGAAGAACCGTAAGCAGTCAGAAGTGGTGTCTTGCAAAGGCCTGTAATGAAATAGAGAACCTTTGAACATAGGACTTATTGCTATTCTTGGGCACAGTTTAACATTTCTTAGAGATAAACTTTCTCTTACAGATCTTTAACCCGAATTTTCACTGTGTTGATTTTAGGAGAAGGAATGGATTATTAACTTAAAATATTCTTATGCTCGTGCCATTAAAAGGATATTCTATACTCCCATCCCCCCTCATTCCACTGATGTTCAAGACCACCTACCAAGGCTCATCTAGACTGAAgacaactttatttataatatcGCTTGGCTGGATGAGCCTCCGGACATCCTCAAATATTTTGATCCTGGaaaggaaaattgaaaacattttaagggTTGGCCCTCACTCCTTACCCCATTCATCCTATGGTCATGTGGGAAGGGCCTTGGGACTCATCAgagaattatgaaagaaaaatgtgatCATGATCCAACCTTGAGCTGAATGAGTACAAAAAGCACcacccctccttccttttcttctttatcaaaaaataaaactacactgAGCAGTAGGAATGTAGGAAGCAGTGATGCCAGATTTTCGTTTTAGGAGGATTCTCTACTCAAAGGAGTTTTGTCAAGAGCATTTGGGCTGAGGGACTTTGAAGCCTCTGGTTGTGTGAATAAGAGGGCCCTCTGCACTAAGACACTTTTGAAGGAGACATTACGATTGCTGATGGTCTGGGAGGCTCCAATAAGCCTTTGAATTCTTGTGTCATTTATAGTCCTTGGTTCTGTTTGCTCCAGAAGACTATGGTCAATCTTCTCTCTGAGAAACACCAATATCTGGGAGACTTAAGTAAGAGGGAGGAAGGATACCTAAGGGATATTTCAGATTCCCTCCTTGAATTTCTGATCCAGGTctctggggcggggaggggtaGGAGAAGGGGGAAGGAAGGTGAAAATGAGGCCTAGACTCAGGGGAAAGATGTCCTGTCCAGTGGGGAGCTGTTGCTGGGCCAGCCCCTGTGGTGTGTCTCTCAGGAACTTGAGCATGGAGATAAGGTCAGAGGGGTGAGGTCAGAGATGTCAGCCAGGAGACCAAGTGGAAGCAGTTCTTGGGATCCACCATCAATTTGCTGATGAACTTGCTAACAGTTAAGAAAACTTACTGCTATGCACACTTTGCTCCATAGACTTAGTGTATGCATACTTAGTATATTTTCTGGGAAAATCGTTTTCTCCTTGagttcagtaattttctttttcatctcactATGCCTATCCAAAGGCAAAGCTCCGTTTCATGCATCCTGGGAATAATCCATCACACAACATTTCTTCCCTGCAggatgcattatttttttttccttacaatcCTCAGTGATGCAGCAAAACTATTCCCCAAGCCAAGTCAGGTTCTATAAGGTTGGGACTGTGGGATGGAGGTCCACCACCTCCTCTCATTAACAAGAGATCAGATTCCAATTTGCAGTAAATGAGAAAAGTGATCCCAAATAATCCATACTTGTTTTTTCCTGAGAACCTTCCCTTAAGGAATGATCCCAGTATTTGGAGAAACTGGATAATCTTTCCCTTTTGTAGGATTTGCAATGGATATGGGGTAAGGGGTTGCATTAGAATCGTCTAAGAAATTCTTTTTGTGGAAACACATGTCTACCACCACCCTACCCTTGGCTCTGAAACGTCCTAGTAGGGAGGCAAGCTTGTATATTTGGCGAAAATTTccttaaggttttttgttttttttttttttttttggtgggggcggtacgcgggcctctcactgttgtggcctctcccgttgcggagcacaggctccggacgtgcaggcccagcggccgtggctcacgggcccagccactccgcagcatgtgggatcttcccggaccggggcatgaactcgtgtcccctgcatcggcaggcagactctcaaccactgtgccaccggggaagccctccttAAGGCTTTTAACATGCTGCTGACTAATGCTCACTTTCCTGAAGATAACAGAATTATCTGTACAAACCATTCCACCTACAAAaatactaaagaagaaaaaatatatatagctcCCAAGTTAGTAGCACCATCACCTTTGGACTCCACATTTACGTTCCAACACGGACTGGGCAGAGAGAGGTGGACAATGCCCCCAGAAATCAGGAAATGCCATCATTGTGAAGTCAGACACAGATCTGGTTCTTCTAGCTTTGGCCATACAAAGATAGGGGTCATGGAAGGCGATATGCGTCCGATGTGTCTGCAGGAGCTTATCTATTAATTCAGTAGCTTCTCTAGGTCTAGTGGAATTGGAAAAGGAGGCACTTATCCTTGGGCAGGAAATCGCATCGATGTCCCAAGCATCCTCTTTGAAGGACGCCTGAACGTCTGAGATTTCACTTCCGGAAGAACCTATCCCAAGACCATTGGATTGTGCATTTCGGTATGGGTTCATTCCAGGTCGttttttggaggttagatgtATGTTGGACCTCCCCATCTTCACTCTGCTCAGAAGGGAGGTCTGGACAGGGACTTCTCTTTCTTGTCCCCAGGAGATTTGGTCCTTAATCAAGCAAAGCCCTTTTGGGGAGGCAGCAGTCAGAATGTGGTGGTGACTGGCACACCGAGTCTCGTCCAAGTTCAAACCACCTCCAGGTTTGGACTCCAGTGCCTTCAGGTTAAAAGTGGAAAAGAATACGTCAGTGTTTCTGTCCAAGTAGAGAATACAATCTGATCCCTGTCCTCACTCTCTGGGCACAGAGCTAAGCATAAATCCTGTGCACTGGAAAACTTTTCCCAAAGTCAGTCAAGGAAAGACTAAGCTTCAAGAGTCAAAGAAATGGCAGGATCCTAGAAACGCACACTTGGAAGGGGCATTTGGTGGGTCTAGTATGAGTCTAAGCAGTACATGAAAGCCTCCTACGACACCCCCAAACATTTACAGCCTGGTTGAATGACTCATTTACAGAAACTTCCCTGTATCCCAAGGTGGTTCTTTTTATTTGAGGATCATTctgattatttaagaaaaattcttttttactCGGAATTAAAATTTCCTTCCCTGAAACTTTTACCCACCAATGCCTTTCTGCTTTCTAGAGTGAAATACAATATGTCAGCTCCCTTCTATAAGTGACTTAGCATGTACCCTTAGATATGGCCAAATTCATGGTTTATTAAGAATCATAAGAAAAGAATGGAAGTCCAAAAGCAGGTCTAAATTTTGGTGGGAGCAACAGCAGAAGAAGCAGCAGCAACCAACCACTGGATTAACATGACCAGGTATAAGGTGCTTGATTTGTTTCTGCTAACAACGAAACCCTAGAATCAGGCTGGTCACCTTCAGAAAGCCATCCCATACAACCATCCCACTCTCACAAGAGAACGATTAAGTCACCATGAATTTTCACTTGCTTTCCCAGGACATGAGAGTAAGGCACCTTGCCCACCAGACAACAGGCAGCAATGTGAACCTTCATCCTACTTCCTTCCGAGGTGATGGGTGTCAGATTGTATTGATAGGACCCTTGCATGCATCCTATCTCTGCCACCTTCTCATATTTTTGTTTAGCCTTTTACTTCCCTCTCAGAAAGATCCCAGAAGCAGAATGCTAAAGATGAGCAATGTTTTCCATCTGGAGGCCAGTTTGGATGCCCAGGGTCTGCAAAGAACCCATTAGCATCACCGAGGAGTAGAACCACGGCATACATTCTACCTCAAAACTGCAGGAGAGCTCAAGACACATCGCCTCATATTGCATCAGTTCCTCTTCAGGTCGATCAAGACCAGGTTTGGAGCTCAGTTTGTTCACATCTGTTTCCAAGGCATCATCCTACAATGGCACattcaaaaaatatgttacaatcAGGAGAGTCATCCTGAGAAATATCGAGACAAGCTACAGATGGGACTTTTCAGAATCCTGGGACACGGTTTCCTTGCCTCCAAGTTATAGTGCTAGCCTAGTCAAGGATAATTTAATATGTaaggttgtattttttaaatactaagaAAGATGATAATTTTTCTCAGTGTTCATGTTAGTATTTATCAGCCTTCAtcataaataatttatgtaaaatgagATGAACTATGTAAACAATGAAGCACAATACCAAAGAATTGTTTTTATCTCATCACCACTGTCTTTGCCATAACTGTAACTGTTGTACCTattcatctatctacctatttagGTCACTCTTTTCACAAACGTTTAATGAGCCCCTACTATGAGTGGGCACTCTCCTAGGTACTAAAGACTCATTGATAAATGAACAGACCAAGGTCCATGATTCCATAGAACTTGCCTTCTAGTGAGAAAAGGAAGACagtaagaaagcaaacaaatgagCAAGGTAACTTCGAACAGTGCTAAATGTCATGGGAAGAATGAGAGGTGGTGAAGTGATGGTGAGTGAGGCTGGGGTACAAAGAAGCTAAggaggtcactttttttttttctttttttttgcagtacacaggcctctcactgttgtggcctctcccattgcagagcacaggctccggacgcgcaggctcagcagccatggttcacgggcccagttgctccgcggcatgtgggatcttcctggaccagggcacgaacccgtgtcccctgcatcggcaggcggactctca
This sequence is a window from Mesoplodon densirostris isolate mMesDen1 chromosome 4, mMesDen1 primary haplotype, whole genome shotgun sequence. Protein-coding genes within it:
- the LOC132488134 gene encoding cytosolic carboxypeptidase 4-like, with the protein product MRRCVLSSPAVLRIKIFEDVRRLIQPSDIINKVVFSLDEPWPLQDTTSDCLRFFSKFESGNLRKAIQVRELEYDLLINADVNSTQHQQWFYFKVSGMRDAVPYRVNIINCEKANSQFNYGMQPTLYSVKEALLGRPAWVRTGYEIRYYKNHYRQSTAITGAESGKCYYTLTFAVTFPHAEDVCYLAYHYPYTYTALMLEGLLCALVCTGVLVLEKDRFPFTGY